In the genome of Oncorhynchus masou masou isolate Uvic2021 chromosome 26, UVic_Omas_1.1, whole genome shotgun sequence, one region contains:
- the slc13a4 gene encoding solute carrier family 13 member 4: MRLEAAARMDLIKKLWRARKLILVVLIPLSLLPLPLIHPTSEACCAYVLIVTAVYWVSEAVPLGAAALVPAFLYPLFGVLKSSEVAAEYCKDTTLLLMGVICLAASIEKWNLHKRIALRMVMIAGAKPGMLVLGFMCCTVFLSMWLSNTSTTAMVMPIAEAVLQQLISTGVADTQEDSETVEATEDDCLGDKEENLEKNQLERLYRRDSCVKQELCTLTELPTVETNGTGRKASKTSLGQLSLKQTNGQLPSTAISIPEPKKEKESKNSRYPTKRDHMICKCLSLSITYAATIGGLITITGTSTNLIFAEQFNNRYPDAKVINFGTWFIFSFPIAIIMLLLTWVWLHFLFLGCNFRETCSLSKKRKTRREMLSERKIHDEYIKLGPISYPEVVTGVFFILMTLLWFTREPGFVPGWTSLFEKKGYRTDATVSVLLGFLLFLIPARRPFSRAPRTTAGDGSTERDPDPLAPMITWKDFQNLMPWEIVILVGGGYALAAGCKVSGLSVWIGRQLEPMSGLPPWMVTLLACLLVSAVTEFASNPATLTVFLPILSALSETLKINPLHTLIPATMCVSFGVMLPVGNPPNAIVFSYGHVQIRDMVKAGFGVNLIGVLVVMLAITTWGVPLFNLTEFPDWAIDRNVTGSL, translated from the exons ATGAGGCTGGAGGCCGCGGCAAGGATGGACCTTATCAAGAAGCTATGGAGAGCACGCAAGCTGATCCTGGTGGTGCTGATCCCACTGTCGCTGCTGCCGTTGCCCCTCATCCACCCCACCAGC GAGGCCTGCTGTGCGTACGTGTTGATAGTGACAGCGGTGTACTGGGTGTCAGAGGCTGTACCCCTGGGAGCTGCTGCCCTCGTACCAGCCTTCCTATACCCGCTGTTCGGAGTGCTCAAGTCCAGCGAG GTAGCTGCAGAGTACTGTAAGGACACCACTCTGCTGCTGATGGGGGTGATCTGTCTGGCGGCCTCCATAGAGAAATGGAATCTCCACAAACGCATCGCTTTACGCATGGTCATGATTGCCGGAGCCAAGCCTGGCAT gTTGGTGCTGGGTTTTATGTGCTGTACGGTCTTCCTGTCCATGTGGCTCAGTAACACCTCCACTACTGCCATGGTGATGCCCATCGCTGAGGCCGTCCTGCAGCAGCTCATCAGCACCGGCGTGGCCGACACCCAGGAAGACTCCGAAACCGTCGAGGCCACCGAGGACGACTGTCTCGGCG aCAAGGAAGAGAATCTAGAAAAGAACCAACTAGAGCGTCTGTATCGCAGAGACAG CTGCGTGAAGCAGGAGCTCTGCACTCTGACTGAG TTGCCGACTGTGGAGACTAACGGGACTGGTAGGAAGGCCAGTAAGACCAGTCTGGGCCAATTGTCCCTAAAGCAGACCAACGGACAACTGCCATCG ACAGCGATCAGCATCCCAGAGCctaagaaggagaaggagagcaagAACTCTCGCTACCCCACCAAGAGAGATCATATGATctgtaaatgtctctctctcagcatcaCGTACGCAGCCACCATTGGAGGCCTCATCACCATCACTGGCACCTCCACCAACCTTATCTTCGCCGAACAGTTCAACAA TCGCTACCCGGATGCGAAGGTGATCAACTTTGGGACCTGGTTCATCTTCAGTTTCCCCATCGCAATCATCATGCTGCTGCTGACCTGGGTCTGGCTGCACTTCCTCTTCCTCGGCTGCAA TTTCAGGGAGACATGCTCGTTGAGTAAAAAGCGTAAGACGAGGAGAGAGATGCTGTCAGAGAGGAAGATCCACGACGAGTACATAAAGCTCGGGCCCATCAG CTATCCAGAGGTGGTGACAGGAGTGTTCTTCATCCTGATGACTCTGCTGTGGTTCACCAGAGAACCAGGCTTCGTACCCGGGTGGACGTCACTGTTCGAGAA GAAAGGCTACAGGACCGACGCCACCGTCTCTGTACTGCTGGGCTTCCTGCTCTTCCTCATCCCGGCCCGCCGGCCCTTCTCTCGGGCCCCCAGAACCACAGCAGGGGACGGCTCCACAGAAAGAGACCCAGACCCCCTGGCCCCCATGATCACCTGGAAGGACTTCCAGAATCTCATGCCCTGGGAGATCGTCATCCTTGTGGGAGGGGGCTACGCCTTGGCTGCTGGCTGCAAG GTGTCAGGGCTGAGTGTGTGGATTGGCAGACAACTGGAGCCGATGAGTGGTCTCCCCCCGTGGATGGTCACGCTGCTGGCCTGCCTGCTCGTCTCTGCGGTTACAGAGTTTGCCAGCAACCCTGCTACTCTCACCGTGTTCCTACCTATCCTCTCTGCTCTG tCCGAGACCCTGAAGATCAACCCTCTCCACACACTCATTCCCGCCACCATGTGTGTGTCATTTGGGGTCATGCTGCCCGTCGGGAACCCCCCCAACGCCATAGTGTTCAGTTACGGACACGTGCAGATCAGGGACATG GTGAAGGCAGGCTTTGGGGTGAATCTGATTGGTGTTCTAGTGGTGATGCTGGCCATAACGACCTGGGGTGTGCCCCTCTTCAACCTGACTGAGTTCCCAGACTGGGCCATCGACAGGAACGTCACTGGCAGCTTATAA
- the LOC135514800 gene encoding cytochrome c oxidase assembly factor 6 homolog, which translates to MSAPDSNQRKACWGTRDELWKCLDYNQDNAASCEKFQKEFEASCPAQWVKYFTKRRDFLKYKEKMQTEGFEPAARPEESQS; encoded by the exons ATGTCTGCCCCTGACTCAAACCAGAGAAAAGCATGCTGGGGCACTAGGGACGAGCTGTGGAAGTGCCTTGATTATAACCAGGACAATGCCGCCTCCTGTGAGAAGTTCCAGAAAGAGTTTGAGGCGAGCTGTCCTGCTCAGTGG GTGAAATACTTCACCAAGAGGAGAGACTTCTTGAAGTACAAGGAGAAGATGCAGACGGAGGGTTTTGAGCCTGCTGCCAGGCCTGAAGAGTCACAGTCCTAG